A genome region from Streptomyces sp. S4.7 includes the following:
- a CDS encoding ABC transporter permease, producing MPDSPPPHSGESSQPRELAQLWVLAARQIGAICGDPRIVVLAAVQPIVMLLLFTQIFGRMANPALFPPGVTYTDYLVPALLITTGIGSAQAAGVGLVRDSESGIVQRFRFLPVRPLYVLLARSSGDICRVAIQLAALLVCARVGLGFSPAGGLVGLVGAFLLSLLVCWSMIWIFLALAAWLRSVEVLGSIGFFVMSPLMFASSAFIPVEALPGWVRVVATVNPLTYAVDASRNLALDWDLGNSLLGALLSSAGLITVMCLLALRGFKRPPNESRGSFSLLRLARRAPANKKT from the coding sequence GTGCCCGACTCACCGCCGCCGCACAGCGGCGAATCCTCACAGCCCCGCGAGCTCGCCCAGCTGTGGGTGCTGGCGGCGCGGCAGATCGGGGCGATCTGCGGAGACCCGCGCATCGTCGTGCTGGCCGCGGTGCAGCCGATCGTCATGCTGCTGCTCTTCACCCAGATCTTCGGCCGGATGGCCAACCCGGCCCTCTTCCCGCCCGGGGTCACGTACACCGACTACCTGGTGCCCGCGCTGCTCATCACCACCGGCATCGGCTCCGCCCAGGCAGCGGGCGTCGGCCTCGTGCGGGACTCCGAGTCGGGCATCGTGCAGCGCTTCCGCTTCCTGCCGGTCCGCCCGCTGTACGTGCTCCTCGCGCGTTCCTCGGGCGACATCTGCCGGGTCGCGATCCAGCTCGCGGCGCTCCTGGTGTGCGCCCGCGTCGGGCTCGGCTTCTCACCGGCCGGCGGTCTGGTGGGGCTGGTGGGGGCGTTCCTGCTGTCGCTGCTGGTCTGCTGGTCGATGATCTGGATCTTCCTGGCGCTCGCGGCCTGGCTGCGCAGCGTGGAGGTGCTGGGCAGCATCGGCTTCTTCGTGATGTCCCCGCTGATGTTCGCTTCCAGCGCGTTCATCCCCGTCGAGGCGCTGCCCGGCTGGGTGCGCGTGGTCGCCACGGTCAACCCGCTGACGTACGCCGTGGACGCCTCGCGGAATCTCGCGCTGGACTGGGACCTGGGGAACTCGCTGCTCGGCGCCCTGCTGAGCAGCGCGGGCCTGATCACGGTGATGTGCCTGCTGGCGCTGCGCGGATTCAAGCGGCCGCCGAACGAGTCCAGGGGCTCATTCTCATTGCTCCGGCTTGCGCGCCGCGCGCCCGCGAACAAGAAGACGTAG
- a CDS encoding MbtH family protein, whose protein sequence is MNTNPFDDENGRFLVLVNDENQHSLWPSFSAVPKGWTVAHREDTRQACIAYIEENWTDIRPKSLIDSLQK, encoded by the coding sequence GTGAATACTAATCCTTTCGACGACGAAAACGGCCGCTTTCTGGTCCTCGTCAACGACGAGAACCAGCATTCGCTCTGGCCCTCCTTCAGCGCCGTCCCCAAGGGGTGGACCGTCGCGCACCGGGAGGACACCCGGCAGGCCTGCATCGCCTACATCGAGGAGAACTGGACCGACATCAGGCCCAAGAGCCTGATCGACTCCCTGCAGAAGTAG
- a CDS encoding ATP-binding cassette domain-containing protein: MTISTQGLRKSFGAVEALRGVDITAHAGTVLGLLGHNGAGKSTLVHILSTLLQPTSGSATVAGFDVRTQSREIRKRIGVTAQHTSVDGRLSAVANLVLIARILGSRPRDARRKAGELVDAFDLGAAASRPARTYSGGMRRRLDLAMSLVADPVVLFLDEPTTGLDPVSRVNLWEIVEGLAGNGTTVLLTTQDLNEADRLADRIAVLSAGAVVASGTTADLKEETGSRSVHVAIDHAEPAQAMAALRLHGFQPTQEADERRLLIPVDASADLARIVQILVTADCTIESLALSEPTLDDVYLSLTSAGRGASHPTRSTA, translated from the coding sequence GTGACGATCAGCACGCAGGGCCTGCGCAAGAGCTTCGGGGCAGTCGAAGCCCTGCGCGGCGTCGACATCACGGCGCACGCCGGCACGGTGCTCGGCCTGCTGGGGCACAACGGCGCGGGCAAGTCCACACTGGTCCACATCCTGTCGACGCTGCTCCAGCCCACCTCGGGCAGCGCGACCGTCGCCGGTTTCGACGTGCGGACGCAGAGCCGCGAGATCCGCAAGCGCATCGGGGTCACCGCGCAGCACACCTCCGTCGACGGCCGCCTCTCGGCCGTCGCGAACCTGGTGCTCATCGCCCGCATCCTCGGCTCCCGACCGCGCGACGCGCGCCGCAAGGCCGGGGAGCTCGTCGACGCCTTCGACCTCGGGGCCGCCGCCAGCCGTCCGGCACGCACCTACTCCGGCGGTATGCGGCGGCGGCTGGATCTCGCCATGAGCCTCGTCGCCGATCCTGTGGTGCTCTTCCTCGACGAGCCCACCACCGGCCTCGACCCCGTCAGCCGCGTCAACCTCTGGGAAATCGTCGAGGGCCTGGCGGGCAACGGCACCACGGTGCTGCTCACCACCCAGGATCTCAACGAGGCCGACCGCCTGGCGGACCGGATCGCCGTGCTCAGCGCGGGCGCCGTAGTGGCCTCCGGGACCACGGCGGACCTCAAGGAGGAGACGGGCAGCAGGTCGGTGCACGTCGCCATCGACCACGCCGAACCCGCCCAGGCGATGGCCGCGCTGCGGCTGCACGGCTTCCAGCCCACGCAGGAGGCCGACGAGCGGCGCCTGCTGATCCCCGTCGACGCCTCCGCCGATCTGGCCAGAATCGTGCAGATCCTGGTGACCGCCGACTGCACGATCGAGAGCCTGGCACTGTCCGAACCGACGCTGGACGACGTGTACCTGTCGCTCACCTCGGCGGGCCGGGGCGCGTCGCACCCGACCCGGAGCACGGCATGA
- a CDS encoding acyl-CoA dehydrogenase family protein, producing the protein MSPAPLVTGQAPHTLLREMLDEQARPGGAFDPAALRELDRDEAFPAEPCRVLDEFGLTAHYVPVAHGGRLGDLAELIRLVRGVARHDVTVAVAHAKTLLGAASVWVADDADQADALGRRIVDGQIVSWALTERGHGADLLAGELTAERTGAGWRLDGEKWLINNATRADQLCVLARTGKPGDARGFGLFLVDTHALAPGSHERLPKVRTHGIRGADISGTRLTGATVPASAQVGPDGAGLEIVLKALQLTRTVCTGLSLGACDHALSLAVRFAAQRRLYGRLLSELPRVRRILADAVADLLLMEAVSEVAGRAAHALPREMAVVSAVAKAYVPGTADALIAELGELLGVRAFFTEEYAEGRFAKLERDHRIVAIFDGSTDVNRHALIKQFPLLARAAARRGPDREGLAAAAALHTSLDPLAPRTLTLAGNRGCSVLQAVPDAVARTREEIAAGTAPAALGPLLDAFAAACAELERELAEHRPTLEDVPAADFELARRYELCFAGAAALHVWSHRDAHAGPPSPLWAEGRWLRVCLARALGRLDRPAVAKDAAEALVEELVRTEGRGMTLLSAR; encoded by the coding sequence ATGAGCCCTGCACCGCTGGTCACAGGCCAGGCCCCCCACACGCTGCTGCGCGAAATGCTCGACGAACAGGCCCGCCCCGGCGGCGCGTTCGACCCCGCCGCCCTGCGCGAGCTGGACCGCGACGAGGCGTTCCCCGCCGAACCCTGCCGCGTGCTCGACGAGTTCGGGCTTACCGCCCACTACGTCCCGGTCGCGCACGGCGGGCGCCTGGGCGACCTCGCCGAGTTGATCCGGCTCGTACGCGGTGTCGCCCGGCACGACGTCACCGTCGCCGTCGCGCACGCCAAGACGCTGCTGGGGGCCGCCTCCGTCTGGGTCGCCGACGACGCCGACCAGGCCGACGCCCTCGGCCGCCGGATCGTCGACGGGCAGATCGTGTCCTGGGCGCTCACCGAACGCGGCCACGGCGCCGACCTGCTGGCGGGCGAGCTCACCGCGGAACGCACCGGCGCCGGCTGGCGGCTCGACGGCGAGAAGTGGCTCATCAACAACGCCACCCGCGCCGACCAGCTCTGCGTACTGGCCCGCACGGGCAAGCCCGGCGACGCCCGCGGCTTCGGCCTCTTCCTGGTGGACACCCATGCTCTGGCGCCCGGCAGCCACGAACGCCTCCCGAAGGTCCGTACGCACGGCATCCGCGGCGCGGACATCAGCGGCACCCGCCTGACAGGCGCAACCGTGCCCGCATCCGCGCAGGTCGGCCCCGACGGAGCCGGGCTGGAGATCGTGCTGAAGGCGCTGCAGCTCACCCGCACGGTGTGCACAGGGCTCTCTCTCGGGGCGTGCGACCACGCGCTGAGCCTGGCCGTCCGCTTCGCGGCGCAGCGGCGGTTGTACGGGCGCCTGCTGAGCGAACTGCCCCGCGTGCGCCGCATCCTGGCCGACGCCGTCGCCGACCTCCTGCTGATGGAGGCCGTGTCCGAGGTGGCGGGCCGCGCCGCGCACGCGCTGCCGCGCGAGATGGCGGTGGTCTCCGCCGTCGCCAAGGCGTACGTACCGGGTACGGCCGACGCGCTGATCGCGGAGCTGGGCGAACTCCTTGGCGTACGGGCCTTCTTCACCGAGGAGTACGCGGAAGGCAGGTTCGCCAAGCTGGAGCGGGACCACCGGATCGTGGCGATCTTCGACGGCAGCACCGACGTGAACCGGCACGCGCTGATCAAGCAGTTCCCGCTGCTCGCCAGGGCCGCCGCCCGGCGCGGCCCCGACCGCGAGGGACTGGCCGCCGCGGCCGCCCTGCACACCTCGCTCGACCCGCTCGCTCCGCGTACCCTGACCCTCGCCGGGAACCGGGGCTGCTCGGTGCTTCAGGCGGTGCCCGACGCCGTCGCCCGTACCCGCGAGGAGATCGCCGCGGGTACGGCGCCCGCCGCGCTCGGCCCGCTGCTGGACGCGTTCGCCGCCGCCTGCGCCGAGCTGGAGCGCGAACTGGCTGAGCACAGACCGACGTTGGAGGACGTGCCCGCGGCCGACTTCGAGCTCGCCCGCCGCTACGAGCTCTGCTTCGCCGGAGCCGCCGCACTGCACGTCTGGTCGCACCGGGACGCGCACGCGGGGCCGCCGTCGCCCCTGTGGGCGGAGGGCCGCTGGCTTAGAGTCTGCCTGGCCCGGGCCCTGGGCCGGCTCGACCGGCCCGCCGTCGCCAAGGACGCCGCGGAGGCGCTGGTGGAAGAACTGGTGCGCACGGAAGGACGCGGCATGACGCTGCTGTCGGCACGATGA
- a CDS encoding fatty acyl-AMP ligase, with protein MADIGEARNVADLLGRRASEHPDREALRYLHDVETGDGTSLTYAEVHRAASGVARDLSGRFAAGDRLLLLHGFGPAFLAAFLGCLYAGMVAVPAPLPGRYRHERRRVLSIARSSGTVAALTDDANTEDVAEWMREEGLTGLPLLSTDGAAEAPADAALPAVELNRETLAMLQYTSGSTGEPKGVMVSHGNLLRNIETLSASFGFNSRTVFGGWIPHFHDMGLIGQLLPPLFLGSTGLLMSPSAFIRRPHSWLRMIDTYDVEWSAAPNFAYDLCVRRVTDAQLETLDLSRWRWAANGSEPIHAGTLTHFAKRFAPTGFRTESLSPCYGLAESTVYVSGGQAPTIVEVDAEMLEDRKLAAASEGRPGRALVGCGTPQDVDLRIVDPETGRRLPPGAVGEIWLRGPSVATGYWNHPTATEVTFGATLDGIDGQYLRTGDLGALHEGDLYVTGRIKEMITAHGRNLYPQDIEYELRAAHPELASHVGAVFTFAREGTDPALVLTHEVKGRLDEAGLTELARGMRQTVAREHGMTAACVVLLRPGKVRRTTSGKIQRDAMRKLFEEGELEAVWIQGEVPGRDAGGARA; from the coding sequence ATGGCCGACATCGGCGAGGCGCGGAACGTGGCCGATCTGCTGGGCCGTCGCGCGAGTGAGCACCCCGACCGCGAGGCGCTCCGCTACCTGCACGACGTCGAGACCGGCGACGGCACGTCGCTGACATACGCGGAGGTGCACCGCGCCGCTTCGGGCGTCGCGCGGGACCTGTCCGGACGGTTCGCCGCGGGAGACCGGCTGCTCCTGTTGCACGGTTTCGGCCCGGCGTTCCTCGCCGCGTTCCTCGGCTGCCTGTACGCCGGGATGGTCGCGGTGCCCGCGCCGTTACCCGGCCGGTACCGTCACGAACGCCGCCGCGTGCTCAGTATCGCGCGCAGCAGCGGCACTGTCGCGGCGCTCACCGACGACGCGAACACCGAGGACGTCGCCGAGTGGATGCGCGAGGAGGGCCTCACCGGACTGCCGCTGCTGTCCACCGACGGCGCCGCCGAGGCGCCTGCCGACGCCGCCTTACCCGCCGTCGAGCTGAACCGCGAAACACTCGCGATGCTCCAGTACACCTCAGGCTCCACCGGCGAGCCCAAGGGCGTGATGGTCAGCCACGGCAACCTGCTGCGGAACATCGAGACCCTCAGTGCGTCGTTCGGCTTCAACTCCCGCACGGTCTTCGGCGGTTGGATCCCGCACTTCCACGACATGGGCCTCATCGGCCAGCTGCTGCCGCCGCTCTTCCTCGGCAGCACGGGCCTCCTGATGAGCCCGTCCGCCTTCATCCGGCGCCCGCACAGCTGGCTCCGGATGATCGACACGTACGACGTCGAGTGGTCGGCCGCGCCGAACTTCGCCTACGACCTGTGCGTACGGCGGGTCACCGACGCCCAGTTGGAGACCCTGGACTTGTCGCGCTGGCGGTGGGCGGCGAACGGCTCCGAGCCGATCCACGCCGGCACCCTCACCCACTTCGCGAAGCGCTTCGCCCCCACCGGCTTCCGCACCGAGTCGCTGTCGCCCTGCTACGGCCTCGCCGAGTCGACCGTGTACGTCTCCGGAGGGCAGGCGCCCACGATCGTGGAGGTCGATGCGGAGATGCTGGAAGACCGCAAGCTCGCCGCGGCGTCCGAGGGCCGGCCCGGCCGCGCCCTGGTCGGCTGCGGTACCCCGCAGGACGTCGACCTCCGGATCGTCGACCCGGAGACCGGCAGACGGCTGCCGCCCGGCGCGGTCGGCGAGATCTGGCTGCGCGGCCCGAGCGTCGCGACCGGGTACTGGAACCACCCCACGGCCACCGAGGTGACGTTCGGCGCCACCCTCGACGGCATCGACGGGCAGTACCTGCGCACCGGCGACCTCGGCGCACTGCACGAGGGTGACCTCTACGTCACCGGCCGGATCAAGGAGATGATCACCGCACACGGCCGGAACCTCTACCCACAGGACATCGAGTACGAGCTCCGCGCCGCCCACCCCGAACTCGCCTCCCACGTCGGCGCGGTCTTCACCTTCGCACGAGAGGGCACGGACCCGGCGCTCGTCCTCACCCACGAGGTCAAAGGCCGGCTCGACGAGGCCGGCCTGACGGAGCTGGCGCGCGGCATGCGGCAGACCGTGGCCCGCGAGCACGGCATGACCGCGGCCTGCGTCGTCCTGCTGCGCCCGGGCAAGGTACGGCGCACGACCAGCGGCAAGATCCAGCGCGACGCGATGCGCAAGCTCTTCGAGGAGGGCGAGCTGGAAGCCGTGTGGATCCAGGGCGAGGTACCGGGGCGGGACGCCGGAGGCGCTCGCGCATGA